Genomic segment of Gloeocapsa sp. PCC 7428:
CTTCCCGCAGCGTCTTGCCCACCTTCTAAAAAAGGCACCAACTGCAACGCGATCAATTCTATAACTTTACTCTGCAAATATATCCGCTTAGCAGTTCCTTGGTGAGGACAATTAATAATTTGCTGCGCGACTCTTTTTACTTCTACATTCGCTTTGGGAAAAAGTAATGTCTGCCAGTCGTTTTCTTTTGCCAAAAATTTCAACTGAGGTAGCATTCCACCATCTTCTCCTGGAAAGAAAGTCGCTAGCAACTTTGGCGGCATTTCTATTTCAATACCTACAGTTCTTTTAAACTGGCGAAATAACACCTCAAATTTACGTTGTACCCCACCACCAGAGATAAAACTATTATCTTCTCCAACTAACCCATAAGAATGCGTGTACTCCCCTAAAGTTATGACCCCAAACTGGAGAGGATGGTTATTAACGGAAGTTTTAATGAATACGTCATGATGAAATTGTTGATCGTCAATATTCAGCCAAAGGTCAGGATATACCTCAATCTGTCGATAGTAGCCTTTACCAAGTTGTTTGGGTATTTGGTAAATATACTCAGATTCTATGGACACGTTGCACGTACTATTTTGTTCGTTTTCTAGTAGTTCAAAGTAGTCATCGTCTGTCAAGGTGATTGTCATCACTAGCTCTTAAAAATTAATGATAACTAGTTGCAATAATTTTAGCGGATGGGAATGCTTAGGACAATGCGCGATCGTAGGTTAAGTAGACAAATAATCTAAAATGCTTCATGCGCCGCGACTCAATCTTTTATCAACTGTTTCAACAATCTCCTACTTTACTGTTTGAGCTATTGACAAATCCACCAATTAATGCAGTAGAGTACCGCTTTGATTCGGTAGCAGTTAAAGAACCCAAGTTTGAGATCGATGGGGTGTTTTTACCACCCGAAAACGACGGTGCAGGAGTCGTGTATTTCTGTGTTGGCGAAGCCTGCCGGAGGCACGGTACAATTCCAAAAAGATGAGATGCTCTACGAACGAGTCATTGCCGAATCATCGTTATCCTTCTACCGCAACCGTGCTCGATTTAGCGACTGGCAAGCGGTAATTATCTACCTCTCACAAAATGTCGAACAAAGCGATCTTTATCCGCATCGCTCATTTCTTAATGGTGGACAAGTTCATCGTGTGTATTTAGATGAGTTGGGTGATATTCGTACTTTACCGCTGAACGTAGCCTTGATGGTATTGACGACAGTAGAGGAAGCAATTGCACCACAAGAAGCAAGATATTTGTTAAACCGAACTCGTCAAGAACAACCGCAACCAACAACACAAGTGATAATAGAGATGATGACAACGATCATCGCGTACAAGTTTGTTCGCGCAGTGTGTGCGTAGCACAAACAATTAAATCGACAAGAGGTAGAAGTGATGCTGGGAATCACGCTGAAACACCCAAGTTTACAGGCTTGGTTAGAAGCGCGATCGCATGATGCAGATATTGCCCAAGCGGATGACTAATTCTGCCAAAAAATGCGATCGCGCCGCATTTTACCTATCGACTCATTGTTGGAATCTTGGCAATACTCACTTCTTGTAACACTTGCGGAAACTGCTGCCAAGGTATATTTCCTGTTTTGCTCTTTAAATACAGTTCGCCAAACTGAAGTAACGCAGCGGCAGTGTCATCCGCAGGTACGTTGGTGAATAGATAAGTCGGTTTACCAGGCGCGGAAAAAGCAACGGCGCAGGGAGAACTGCACGTCCACAAGCATCCCACTGGCTGAATTCTCAGATACTTACACTGCGTTTGTTCAGCACTTAAGGCGTTGAGTTGTTCGATTAAACGAGTACCGTCAGCAACTTGATTTTCTGGCAATTCTTCAGAAGAACGGTTACAAGATTTACAGACAAGTAGGCAAGTAGGCATAATTGTGTATCACAAGTGTCTAATGTGGAAAAATAGGTAATAGGTAAATGGTAATCGAGTTAGCGTAAGCTTGCGTTGATAATCAATAGCTTATGGCTTAGCTTCGAGCGCTACATATAAATTTTCCTACAGTTAGTCATTATATTTATTCGACTCCAACTTGTTCTATCGATAACTAAATAGAGATTTGGCTGCTCCGAAAAAGTTAGAGATAACCAAGTTTGAACAATGGGAAACCACAGTGTCTCAATCTTCAATAAGGGAAATGATAAATATATTTGTAATTGTTTCCGTCTACTTTCAAATAAAATTGGGAAAGGCAAAGCAGTAGCTATTTTTTCTAGGCTGACTTCTTTCACAGCTTGCACTACGTTAATCAGAAGATTTAACAACAACTGGGTAGGCTTCAGTTGATTTTCTAGGTGTGTTTGGTACAATGAAGGTAGCATTTTATTAATAGATAGGTCTTGTTGAGAATAACTGACCTATCTTTTTTTACCATAATTCGGTCAAAACATTGCGCTGTCTCAATTGTGGGTTGCTTGTCGCCCCGTCAGGTAAAGCACAACTCCTACTGCGTATAAATTAGAAGTAGGTAAAAAGTGACCATAAAATTGTTCAGGTGCCATATATGCTGGCGCTCTTAAATTAATTTCTGTGTATTTTTCTTGGCTTAGTCGTGTAATTCCAAAATCAGCAAGACACGCCATCCAACCTGTTTCATTCTGATGTAGTAGTATGTTCTCTGGCTTAATATCACAGTGTCTAATACCGCTGTTGTGCGCGTGTTCTAAACCAGAGAGAACATCTGCAATTATTTTTAAGCTTTGAAGTAAGCTGAGTGAGCTATTTGATTGCATGAAATGGCGTAAATTACCACCATTCCAATAATCCAATACTAAGTAGCGTCCTTTCTCTGTGTGTTCAATACCCTGACGACTAATAATATTAGGATGTTGTAATCTTGCTAAAATTTTTATTCTCGAAGAAATTTATAAGTAGATAAGCTTTTTTTGTCGAACTCTTTAATGGTCACTAAGCTTTCTGTTGGTATATGAACTGCCTTAAAAACACGTCCAAACTGTCCTTTTCCTAACAAATCTAAGTTTAATATTGAGAATTCATAGAGCTAGTTCTACATTAGGATTGAGTTGAATATTTTGATGATAACGCTTAATGTCTCGCAGATAATTTATTGTTTCAGCAAGTTTTGTGTGTTCAGTCAATAATCTTTGGATATCCTCAGATGATGCTTGATGTCTTTTTTCTGAATGGCTAGTAGTTTGCAATGCTGCGATTTGCCGAATTAATTGTTCAACCTCGTTTTCAAGATTATTGTTTTCTTGCTTGAGTTGGTCTAACGCTGTATTATTCTCAGTTATGCTGCGATTAAAGTTAACATCTGCTTGCTATAGTTGCGCCACTTGGGTGGAAATAGAAGCAAATCTTTCTTGAGGAGTGGTACTTTGTTCTAATACTTGCGTTATTGCTTGCTGATTCTGTTGGATTGACACGATCAAAAGTTTGCAGTTTGCCCAATTGAGTACGACAGCCGCTGATAAGGGAAGCGAAGCAAAGATCGCTTGCTGCGAAATGACCGAGGCGATCGCCCCAGCAACTGAACCAATAACCGCAAAGCCTTCAATAGTTTCTAACCAATGAGAGTTTTTATTCAGCGATGTTACTTGTTGCATAATACCTGTTTGATTAATCACTAAAAGCGTTTGTGTTGCGATGATTAAACTTTCTATCCTAGTACGAAAAGTAGCCGTAGCATACGTGAGGAGTTGAATAATATCTTTTCTCCAAGTTGACGTAAAATCTCCAGAAGTATTTTGAAACAAACTCGGCTCAATATCGCGCATTTTTGCCTCGACGCAATCGCGAATTTCTGATTCCGCTTTAGTCATTTTTTCGTAAGCACTTAGCCGTACATCAAAAGACTGAAAATAGTTTTTGATAAATTGTAATTCTTCGGCAGTAGCATATCGACCATCTGCCGCTACACTCAAGCAAGATAGTTGTGTCAACATTTTTCAGTATGCGTTGAAATTGGCTAGTCTCAATCAAGCATCTTATTTAAAAATGATGCATTGGCAAGCGAACATCGCGGCAGAATGTTTCGCACAAACCGGACAAATTACTGTAATTGTCCAAGATAATCATCCTATTCATACCAGCAAACAAGTGAAAGAATATTGGTGTGATTGGCAAGACAAAGGGTTGTATCTGTTTCAATTGCCCAATTATTCCTCGCCGATGAACCTGATTGAGACGCTCGTGACCTCAACTCAAGACCCATGAATTAGTTGGTCGTATATTTCTGCCTAGCTACTTATAACTTTGATTCTTTTTTGCATAGCTACTGATTTTGAAAATCATAAAAATAGGGTAAGTAATAACTTACCCTCATCAAGAAGCAGTATTATTTCATTGAACCTTCCGTATAAATCGTAGATACCCTTGTTTATCTAGCGGCAAATCGATTTGTAATCGCAATCTATACAGGGTTCTATTGTATTAAGGTTGTATCCGGCTTCCTGGACCTACTACACCGATTTTGTGACGGTAGGACAATTCAGCACCAAACCAGCCAGAAACACTTGTGAGCGTACCGACAATCAGCGAGATAACTAATCCCCAAGGTAGTATAGCGGCTTCGTAGTTACCCCAGCGTAAATACAAGTTGATAGCCGTTAATACAAGTATAGAAACATTAAGAACCATATGCGCCCAACCAGCGCTGCGCTTGCGGACGCGCTCGATCTGTAAGAAGTCACTCATGCCAATAATTGCAGCAACTAGCCCAGTGACTAAACCCGCAATGATCAACCAAAACGAAGCCCTCGCCCAGAAAGGATCGCTAGTGAACCAATAAACAACATCAGTCACTAAAGCGCCTGCTAAAGATCCTATGGGAAAAATGACGCTGAGCGGATGTAATGGGTGTCCGGCGATCGCAACAGTACTAGGTACACCAGGGTCACGATATTCGCGATCGTCGCTTTCTATAACTGGTGGAATATTGGGATACGGTGTTCCCCGTGTTTGCTGTGTTTCCATGCGTTCTCCTGCTCAAGGAATATATAGTAGAGGTCACAGGGGTAAAAGGCACTGCCTTACCCGTAGGGGTCAGATGAGAGAAATGATTCTGAGGCTCTACAATGTCCTAATTATATTGACTATTGCTATAAGTGTTATTTATTCTCTCCGACAATTTCAACCTGAAGGAATTTGCTCAACGTGTGCTTCAGCTTGCAAAATTATTTTGCCCGCTTCTATTTGTAAATTGTTAATTTTTAACGTCATTCCTTCCAAGTCAAAGTTGCTTAAATTTAAGATTTCGCTTGTTTCTTCGATTAAGGCTTGCGTCAATTCGGGCGAAAGTTCCTCGTTGTCTCCATATTCGACATTTTCTAACGTCACGGTTTGTCCGCTAGCACTAACACGCGGTACAGCCGAGAAAGCAACTTGATGTGTTTGTCCCTCTCGCAACATTACACTTGCGTTTAGCGCTACTTTCCCTTCTCCTGGTAAGCGAAAATCGACTTGTTGAGCATCAACTGTTACAGGTTGACCATGGACGTGGATTTGTTGCTGTTGTAATTGCTGACGTACATAATCTGAGTTAAACGCACGGTTGATATCTGCTTCGGTTAAAACAGCGCGAACACTTGCTTCGGTTGGTTTTGTAAGTTCAATTTTACCCAACGCAACACTCAGCGGATTGATCGCAACGCTGCTCATGTGCATATCTAGTTCTTCTACGCGCAGATCGCCTTGCATAACTAAGCCATCGCCATCAATCGTTACCGAGTCAACTTCTCCTTGAATCAGCTTGAATGGATCAGTTTTGATATCTACATCCAAGTTTTCCACTTCATCAAGCTGGCTAGCTATTCCAATTTCTGCCACTTTGTTGAGTGCTTCCTCACCTAGTCCAGGCTGTTGGTCGAACATTATCTAATATTTCCCTTTGAATAAGAGCTTATTTCTTTCGTAAATCTAACGATTTGCTCTTAGCCTTGTATCTGTCAACTGGTGGAGGAAACGTTCATACACATTGTATTCGTCGATGCAGCCATGCTTATACAGTTAATTTATGATTTAAAGTTTTGCTTGTGCTGAATCAGTCATAAGGAGGATGAATCGCCAAAATAGGTTATGCGAAGCTCTAGTTTATTGCAACTTATTCTCGTTTAACCTAGAGCAATCGGAGAAATATAGAGTATGGCAACTACGCTTAATGAAACACAGCTTCAGGCGATCGCGAGCAGACTCGCAACATTAAAAGCTATCCAAAATTTATTGATTAGCAATGAGCAAACCTTAAGCTCTGCCATTAGCGATACAGACATTCGCGATCGCCTACAAGATATGCTCAAGGACGATCAGAAGAATCTTCAAGTTATCGAAAATAGTATTGCCAAACTCGGTGCTTCGGCTGACGCCCCCGAAAAAGTTCACAAACTCGTTGAGACTGTGCAAAACCTGATGGCGGGTAATGAACTATCGCCCTACGAAAAAGTGTTTGAACATGAAAAATTAAAACACCAGCAAGCGATGACTGGTCTTTTAGTTCATAAAGCCGCGCAAGTTGTTGGCGAAGACTTAATGGAAGCGATCGGGCCGCTGAATCAAGTCAATTTTGAGAATAGAGCGCATCAAGAGCAACTCAAAGGTGTTTTAGAAATATTAAGTACTCGCGAACTCGTAGGACGCGATCCTGACCAAGGCGTTTGGGGAAGAGTTCAAGATGCAGTATCGGCGTTGAGTGGTGTCTTTGGTAGCGTAGCCAGCTAGAACAATATGACGTTTTCTGTTTTGTTATTTTAGTATTGTTGGTGTAGAAAGGCGACAACCGCTCAACTGTTCATTTTCAGCATTGACCTAAAGATAGGTTTTAAATAGTGCTCATTTAACTTAATAACTCTCAAACTTTAGCCTTTATCTTTGATAATTGCATGTTTTTCAAACGTGAAAGTCAAGGATAAGGGCTTGCTTCTTTTGGATTATTCTTAACAAATATTACGGCTATAAGACATAGCAGTTAATCAGTCATAAGAAAGAGGAACTTGCTAGAGAAGCATAGATATATTCAAAGTTAAGAACACTGGTACGAATAAAAGAGAGGAAATCGTAGAATGCCGGTAACGCTAGATGATACAAAGCGCGCTGCGCTTGGTAGCAAAATGGCAGATTTTAAAGCCGTTCAA
This window contains:
- a CDS encoding AraC family transcriptional regulator, which gives rise to MTITLTDDDYFELLENEQNSTCNVSIESEYIYQIPKQLGKGYYRQIEVYPDLWLNIDDQQFHHDVFIKTSVNNHPLQFGVITLGEYTHSYGLVGEDNSFISGGGVQRKFEVLFRQFKRTVGIEIEMPPKLLATFFPGEDGGMLPQLKFLAKENDWQTLLFPKANVEVKRVAQQIINCPHQGTAKRIYLQSKVIELIALQLVPFLEGGQDAAGRQSSPRLKKETIAKIHYAKEILLSRLENPPLLSELAQRVGISESSLQRGFQILFGTTVFGYLTNQRMEHARQLLREHNLTVAEVANIVGYAHLGHFAAAFKRKFGITPREFSGKKRVPL
- a CDS encoding DUF1636 domain-containing protein is translated as MPTCLLVCKSCNRSSEELPENQVADGTRLIEQLNALSAEQTQCKYLRIQPVGCLWTCSSPCAVAFSAPGKPTYLFTNVPADDTAAALLQFGELYLKSKTGNIPWQQFPQVLQEVSIAKIPTMSR
- a CDS encoding protein kinase, with the protein product MSSRIKILARLQHPNIISRQGIEHTEKGRYLVLDYWNGGNLRHFMQSNSSLSLLQSLKIIADVLSGLEHAHNSGIRHCDIKPENILLHQNETGWMACLADFGITRLSQEKYTEINLRAPAYMAPEQFYGHFLPTSNLYAVGVVLYLTGRQATHN
- a CDS encoding transposase, whose amino-acid sequence is MMHWQANIAAECFAQTGQITVIVQDNHPIHTSKQVKEYWCDWQDKGLYLFQLPNYSSPMNLIETLVTSTQDP
- a CDS encoding DUF2231 domain-containing protein, which codes for METQQTRGTPYPNIPPVIESDDREYRDPGVPSTVAIAGHPLHPLSVIFPIGSLAGALVTDVVYWFTSDPFWARASFWLIIAGLVTGLVAAIIGMSDFLQIERVRKRSAGWAHMVLNVSILVLTAINLYLRWGNYEAAILPWGLVISLIVGTLTSVSGWFGAELSYRHKIGVVGPGSRIQP
- a CDS encoding DUF2993 domain-containing protein, coding for MFDQQPGLGEEALNKVAEIGIASQLDEVENLDVDIKTDPFKLIQGEVDSVTIDGDGLVMQGDLRVEELDMHMSSVAINPLSVALGKIELTKPTEASVRAVLTEADINRAFNSDYVRQQLQQQQIHVHGQPVTVDAQQVDFRLPGEGKVALNASVMLREGQTHQVAFSAVPRVSASGQTVTLENVEYGDNEELSPELTQALIEETSEILNLSNFDLEGMTLKINNLQIEAGKIILQAEAHVEQIPSG
- a CDS encoding hemerythrin HHE cation binding domain protein, yielding MATTLNETQLQAIASRLATLKAIQNLLISNEQTLSSAISDTDIRDRLQDMLKDDQKNLQVIENSIAKLGASADAPEKVHKLVETVQNLMAGNELSPYEKVFEHEKLKHQQAMTGLLVHKAAQVVGEDLMEAIGPLNQVNFENRAHQEQLKGVLEILSTRELVGRDPDQGVWGRVQDAVSALSGVFGSVAS